One Candidatus Chromulinivoraceae bacterium DNA window includes the following coding sequences:
- a CDS encoding HAMP domain-containing sensor histidine kinase, translating to MAVEEPQKKAAKQPVMVRDYWPRFNRYAIVLTILMQIVMTLIIACVLFMTGVIDANRAYTWIALLAVLVMSTGLNLILVNQLLIPLKDLTSALTHASKEPTNITPPNPNARHFERDGFKPLLQLIYQLASDEDVSDDDKKKMAASTSEVTQLVTALNNTNAGFIVMNAQQDILYANTQAPVHTDPNGKKVVDLIFDDDTTLTKWLIDCEENAVHADHTWLRVANKITGEEGRKIYDITASYQKGSEAEVVIMLFERTSDYQPEDDDLDFIAFAAHELRGPITVIRGYLDVLNDELAERLEDDQHELLERLIVSANRLSSYVNNILNASRYDRRHLKVLLRQDSLSDIYDMISDDMQLRASSQNRMLSVSIPKDLPTVAADRGSISEVLSNLIDNAVKYSNEGGLVNVSARKDGDFVKVAVEDHGIGMPSSVVSNLFHKFYRSHRSRETVAGTGIGLYICKAIVESHGGTIGVRSAEGEGSTFEFSLPIYSTVADKLTASQGSNEGLIEHNEDGWIKNHAMYRG from the coding sequence GTGGCAGTAGAAGAACCGCAAAAAAAGGCCGCCAAGCAACCGGTAATGGTGCGTGACTACTGGCCGCGCTTTAATAGATATGCGATTGTTTTGACAATTCTCATGCAGATTGTCATGACCCTTATCATTGCGTGTGTCCTATTTATGACCGGTGTCATTGATGCCAATAGAGCCTACACCTGGATTGCGCTCCTTGCAGTCCTGGTTATGAGCACTGGCCTTAACCTTATTCTCGTTAACCAGCTGCTAATTCCGCTCAAGGACCTTACCAGCGCTTTAACCCACGCCTCTAAAGAGCCGACTAATATTACGCCACCCAACCCCAACGCTCGTCATTTTGAGCGTGACGGCTTCAAGCCACTTTTGCAACTTATCTACCAGCTAGCCTCTGATGAAGATGTGTCAGATGATGATAAGAAGAAAATGGCAGCCTCCACTAGTGAAGTGACGCAACTAGTTACGGCTCTCAACAATACAAACGCTGGATTCATTGTTATGAACGCCCAGCAAGATATCTTATATGCCAACACCCAGGCACCTGTTCATACTGATCCAAATGGAAAAAAAGTAGTCGATCTTATCTTTGATGATGATACAACCCTCACTAAATGGCTTATCGACTGCGAAGAGAACGCCGTTCACGCTGACCATACATGGTTACGCGTCGCTAATAAGATCACCGGCGAAGAAGGCCGTAAAATCTATGACATCACCGCCTCCTACCAAAAGGGAAGCGAAGCTGAAGTTGTTATCATGCTCTTTGAACGTACTTCCGACTACCAACCGGAAGACGATGACCTCGATTTCATTGCATTTGCCGCCCACGAGTTACGCGGCCCAATTACGGTCATCCGTGGCTACCTCGACGTATTAAATGATGAACTCGCCGAAAGGCTCGAAGACGATCAACATGAGCTGCTCGAGCGCCTTATTGTTTCAGCAAACCGTCTTTCAAGCTATGTTAATAACATCCTCAATGCATCACGCTACGACCGTCGACATCTTAAGGTTTTACTACGCCAGGATTCGCTCTCAGATATCTATGACATGATCAGTGACGATATGCAGCTTCGTGCTTCGAGCCAAAACCGCATGCTCTCTGTTTCTATTCCTAAAGATCTACCGACTGTTGCCGCCGATCGAGGCAGTATTAGCGAAGTTCTTTCGAACCTCATAGATAATGCCGTCAAATATAGTAATGAGGGTGGCCTCGTTAATGTATCTGCCCGTAAAGATGGTGATTTCGTAAAGGTTGCCGTTGAAGACCATGGCATCGGCATGCCGAGTAGCGTCGTAAGTAATTTGTTTCATAAATTCTATCGTTCACACCGGTCACGCGAAACCGTCGCCGGTACTGGTATTGGACTTTACATCTGTAAGGCCATTGTTGAGTCGCATGGTGGTACAATAGGGGTTAGAAGTGCCGAAGGTGAGGGATCAACGTTTGAGTTTAGTCTACCAATTTACAGCACCGTCGCCGACAAACTAACCGCAAGTCAGGGTAGTAACGAAGGCCTCATCGAGCACAACGAGGATGGATGGATTAAGAATCATGCAATGTACAGGGGTTAA
- a CDS encoding response regulator produces the protein MAIKSILCIEDDRFIGEMYVRSLKKSGYDVDWMVDGNDGLVAARNKHYDLILLDIMLPERRGSEILASLRGGKEDLIPNTKVIVMTNFDQDDESRAAMQHNADGYLIKAEITPKKLLAIIEKLR, from the coding sequence ATGGCAATTAAATCAATTCTATGTATCGAAGATGATCGCTTTATCGGCGAAATGTACGTTCGTAGCCTTAAAAAATCAGGTTACGACGTCGATTGGATGGTAGACGGTAACGATGGGCTTGTCGCCGCGCGCAACAAACACTACGACCTAATCCTACTCGATATCATGTTGCCAGAGCGTCGCGGTAGCGAGATCCTCGCTTCACTGCGTGGCGGAAAAGAAGATCTGATCCCGAATACCAAGGTGATCGTTATGACCAACTTCGACCAAGATGACGAATCTCGTGCGGCTATGCAACATAACGCAGACGGGTATCTTATTAAGGCAGAAATCACCCCTAAAAAACTTCTCGCTATCATAGAGAAACTTCGGTAA
- a CDS encoding adenylyltransferase/cytidyltransferase family protein has product MRHIGIYSGTFDPVHAGHIVFGLETLKQLQLDEIIYLPETTPRFKTEVTPLKHRLAMLEIATVPYEGLRPLSVRSSQFTITDTLPELQQLFPDSQFTFLLGSDVLRSLPLWPGIEKLAQTARFAMGLRGKDTTESLAPVLNSISTLHLEYTLITTSLSEACSSTIRTGEDEHVSTPVAAYAYQNNLYKK; this is encoded by the coding sequence GTGCGTCATATCGGTATTTATTCAGGTACGTTCGACCCCGTACATGCTGGTCATATAGTTTTTGGCCTCGAGACGCTTAAGCAGCTTCAGCTCGATGAAATCATTTATCTCCCAGAGACCACACCTCGCTTTAAAACCGAGGTTACCCCGCTCAAACACCGCCTTGCCATGCTCGAGATTGCAACAGTCCCTTACGAAGGTCTTCGTCCATTATCCGTCCGTTCTTCTCAGTTCACGATTACAGATACATTGCCAGAGCTGCAGCAATTATTTCCAGATAGCCAATTTACATTCCTATTAGGTTCAGATGTACTGCGTTCGCTCCCTTTGTGGCCTGGAATTGAGAAGCTGGCTCAAACTGCTCGATTTGCCATGGGTCTAAGAGGTAAGGACACCACAGAGTCACTCGCGCCAGTACTGAATTCTATTTCTACTCTACACCTAGAGTACACTCTCATTACCACCTCACTTTCAGAAGCATGTTCATCGACCATACGAACGGGTGAGGACGAGCATGTGAGCACTCCGGTCGCCGCCTATGCTTACCAGAATAATCTGTATAAAAAATAA
- a CDS encoding DUF3048 domain-containing protein, translating into MIEETKKHRLFKRVGDWIRHHRTTTYAISGAVLILIASGIAFALLNQKMPDPPKVTAAVHPKPKPVVPVVYYSPLTGNQVANQAATIQPVTAIMIENSPSARPQSGIKEAGVVFEAIAEGGITRYLTLHQEDKPQLIGPVRSVRSYYVDWLTPFNASVAHVGGSAAALATVRNGQYRDIDEFFNGAYYWRATDRYAPHNVYTSFAKLDALNVAKGYTESHFTGFTRTDGKAVAKPDATKIAIGFGSALYDTNYTYNPTTNNYNRILAGAPHLDREEGQITPAVVVAMKVQETTVLEDGYRENINAIGSGEAVIFQNGTAQTVTWHKATQASQITFTDTNGKDVPLVRGQTWIAAVPIGRGSVSWQ; encoded by the coding sequence ATGATCGAAGAAACAAAAAAACACCGTCTCTTCAAGCGTGTCGGTGATTGGATTCGTCATCACCGTACGACTACCTATGCCATTTCTGGGGCAGTACTTATTCTTATTGCCAGCGGCATCGCTTTTGCCCTACTTAATCAAAAGATGCCCGACCCTCCAAAGGTGACTGCCGCCGTGCATCCAAAACCTAAACCAGTTGTGCCGGTTGTTTACTATTCGCCGCTCACAGGGAATCAAGTAGCCAACCAAGCAGCAACCATTCAACCAGTCACTGCCATCATGATCGAAAACAGCCCCTCAGCCCGTCCACAATCCGGTATAAAGGAAGCGGGGGTTGTCTTTGAGGCTATTGCCGAAGGTGGCATCACTCGCTATCTAACACTCCACCAAGAGGACAAACCTCAGCTTATCGGGCCAGTCCGAAGCGTCCGTAGTTACTATGTAGATTGGCTTACGCCGTTTAATGCCAGTGTCGCCCATGTTGGCGGTAGTGCAGCTGCACTCGCTACCGTCCGAAATGGACAGTACCGTGATATCGATGAATTCTTTAATGGCGCTTACTACTGGCGAGCAACCGACCGCTATGCGCCTCACAACGTGTACACGAGCTTTGCAAAACTCGATGCACTCAATGTCGCCAAAGGCTACACCGAATCACACTTTACTGGTTTTACCCGTACGGATGGCAAAGCCGTTGCAAAGCCTGACGCAACTAAAATTGCTATTGGCTTTGGAAGCGCACTTTATGACACCAACTATACCTACAACCCAACCACAAACAACTACAACAGGATTCTTGCTGGTGCACCACACCTCGACCGCGAAGAGGGACAAATCACTCCGGCAGTTGTCGTGGCTATGAAAGTGCAAGAAACAACCGTTCTTGAAGATGGCTACCGGGAAAATATCAATGCCATTGGTAGCGGTGAAGCAGTCATCTTTCAAAACGGCACTGCACAAACAGTGACATGGCATAAAGCCACCCAGGCAAGTCAGATTACCTTTACCGATACAAACGGCAAGGATGTGCCACTAGTACGCGGCCAAACCTGGATAGCCGCAGTACCAATCGGAAGAGGGAGTGTTTCGTGGCAGTAG
- a CDS encoding IS1595 family transposase — translation MHCSYLFSASKNGVAAKELERHLGVTYKTAHRMGHQVCRLMFLAEKIGGRGITVEADETYYGGRRRFSAGPRHKVPVLSVVERDGEVRAQVSDTASMRRAKTFLHENIEFDSTLYSDESKIYLWTKKYGIKHDSVNHARREYARHRVSTNTIEGFWSQLKRSIDGTYHRVSRKYLQLYVDEFTWRYSHRSQAMYPILLGRAALCTIWDGG, via the coding sequence ATGCACTGCAGCTACCTGTTCTCAGCCTCTAAGAACGGCGTTGCGGCTAAGGAGTTAGAGCGCCATCTTGGCGTTACATACAAGACAGCCCATCGCATGGGCCACCAGGTGTGCCGACTGATGTTCCTTGCAGAGAAGATCGGTGGCCGCGGTATAACCGTCGAAGCCGACGAAACATACTACGGTGGTCGACGCAGGTTCTCGGCCGGCCCGCGACACAAGGTCCCCGTTCTCAGTGTGGTGGAGCGTGACGGGGAGGTGCGAGCGCAGGTATCCGACACAGCCTCGATGAGGCGCGCGAAGACATTTCTTCACGAGAATATCGAGTTTGACAGCACCCTCTATAGCGATGAGTCGAAGATCTACCTCTGGACGAAAAAGTATGGGATCAAGCACGACTCAGTTAATCACGCGCGCCGCGAGTATGCTCGCCATCGCGTGTCGACCAATACAATTGAGGGGTTCTGGAGCCAGCTAAAACGCTCAATCGACGGTACGTATCATCGTGTCTCACGCAAGTATCTGCAGCTCTATGTTGATGAGTTCACCTGGCGCTATTCGCATCGCAGTCAGGCTATGTATCCAATTTTGTTAGGACGCGCGGCATTGTGCACTATTTGGGACGGCGGCTAG